A region from the Candidatus Binatia bacterium genome encodes:
- a CDS encoding DEAD/DEAH box helicase, with protein sequence MNEETTEAPSIPVATHRSEEVEIVRFDELDLPDEMQKGIAKAGFENCTPIQAKTLPITLGGKDVAGQAQTGTGKTAAFLISVFSRLLLNKRERKKGAPRALVIAPTRELAIQIGNDAKLLGAETGFKVQVVYGGVDYRKQREDLAEEVDLLIGTPGRLIDYYKQHVYDLRSIETVVVDEADRMFDMGFIKDLRFLMKRCPPPEERQSLLFSATLSFDVMELAFVFMNDAVKVEIQPEQVTAEKVEHVLYHVGQDEKFPTLFGLLKKEQPERTLVFTNMRRMADDIVRTLELNGYRAEQITGDIDQRKRMRILEEFREGTVPILVATDVASRGLHIEDVSHVINFDLPLDAEDYVHRVGRTARAGASGTAISLACERYVEGLEAIEKYVGFKLPYDFPDSELLVEFKRAPRRPRKPGPGGRGGRPGDSRGRGGSSGGNRRDSRGGNPRSKSASSASSSGSATTGAGEEGGKKKRRRRKRRSSDSGGAEASPKPESGE encoded by the coding sequence ATGAACGAAGAAACAACTGAAGCCCCATCCATCCCGGTCGCGACCCACCGCTCTGAGGAGGTAGAAATCGTCCGCTTTGACGAGCTGGACCTGCCCGACGAAATGCAAAAGGGTATCGCGAAAGCCGGATTCGAGAATTGCACCCCAATTCAGGCCAAAACGCTGCCAATCACGCTTGGTGGGAAAGATGTCGCTGGTCAGGCACAAACCGGCACCGGCAAAACGGCGGCCTTCCTGATCAGCGTATTCTCTCGACTGCTGCTCAACAAACGTGAGCGCAAAAAAGGAGCGCCACGCGCTCTGGTCATCGCGCCCACCCGCGAGTTGGCCATCCAGATCGGAAACGACGCGAAACTTCTGGGAGCGGAAACCGGATTTAAAGTTCAGGTCGTTTACGGCGGAGTGGATTATCGCAAGCAGCGCGAAGATCTCGCCGAGGAAGTCGATCTTCTGATCGGAACGCCGGGCCGCTTGATCGACTATTACAAGCAGCACGTCTACGATCTTCGCTCAATCGAAACCGTCGTAGTTGACGAAGCCGATCGCATGTTCGACATGGGCTTCATCAAGGACCTGCGTTTTTTGATGAAACGTTGCCCACCCCCGGAGGAGCGCCAGTCCCTGCTATTTTCGGCCACACTCTCGTTCGATGTGATGGAGCTCGCCTTCGTCTTCATGAATGACGCGGTCAAGGTCGAGATTCAGCCGGAACAGGTCACCGCCGAAAAAGTCGAGCACGTACTTTACCACGTGGGCCAAGACGAAAAGTTCCCGACACTTTTCGGCCTCTTGAAAAAGGAACAACCCGAGCGCACGCTTGTCTTTACGAATATGCGCCGCATGGCCGACGACATCGTCCGAACTCTGGAACTGAACGGCTATCGAGCCGAACAGATCACCGGCGATATCGACCAGCGCAAGCGGATGCGAATTCTTGAGGAGTTTCGCGAAGGGACCGTGCCCATTCTTGTCGCTACGGACGTCGCCTCACGCGGGCTCCATATCGAAGATGTCTCGCATGTCATCAACTTCGATCTTCCCCTCGACGCCGAAGACTATGTGCACCGCGTCGGGCGCACAGCACGCGCAGGCGCTTCAGGTACAGCGATCTCTCTGGCGTGTGAACGTTACGTCGAGGGACTTGAAGCGATCGAAAAGTACGTCGGTTTCAAATTGCCATACGACTTCCCGGACAGCGAACTTCTGGTCGAATTCAAGCGCGCGCCTCGTCGACCGCGCAAGCCTGGCCCCGGTGGGCGAGGAGGACGCCCCGGCGACTCGCGTGGACGCGGCGGCAGTAGCGGCGGCAATCGTCGTGATAGCCGGGGTGGAAACCCCCGCAGTAAAAGCGCCTCAAGCGCATCATCATCTGGCTCGGCAACGACGGGGGCGGGTGAAGAAGGGGGCAAGAAGAAGCGCCGTCGGCGCAAACGACGCTCTTCCGACTCCGGCGGAGCGGAAGCCAGCCCCAAACCTGAATCAGGCGAGTGA
- the selD gene encoding selenide, water dikinase SelD, translated as MTRKLPRKLVLAGGGHAQLAVLRSLIMAPIPGNEITLVNPHRETFYSGMLPGMLAGLFPRDACTIDVAALAARARVRFLEDAVAAVDSGERTIRLVSGANLDFDVLSLDIGARMQDMPDGATNPGIIPVRPLTSALTRIQHAVAEIRAGTRDPELLVIGGGAAGVELAFAFRAALRDVPEANISLLQSASQVLPDVSRAAQQRALDLLEQYGIEVRRGLGRLEPDASGVRTAAGEIFRGQTILWATGAAPFSWLPTSGLVTTADGFLLTGRDLRCRGTDSVFAAGDTAQIDQFPMTPRSGVHAVRQGPVLNQNLRAAMRGRGRLQPYRPQKDFLRLLSTGDGRALAIYRGRTRHGKIWWQLKKQIDTRFLSQHRPPRVDSFTGPDPRMQEEMGDCGGCSAKVAPEILDQAIFKSTGNEPSDPTGREQGRVTITLADRDDAAIFTAAANRRVVVTTDAFPPFADDLALVAEIGAINAASDIYAMGATPRQALVLAGLPAQGTANDLAALQRGAQKAFAELGVEILGGHSVKVETPLIGFTVFGEIGDDPLTKGGAQPGDLLVLSKPLGTGILLAAARGGECPANWWASSIASMRQSNASAAEVFRQTGAHACTDISGFGLLGHALEMLAAGEVRARLDLAKLPALPGARELAAVGWSATGSEALQPYLEEVELEAKGVHAAGGIALLLDPQTSGGLLAAVPPEKAVGLIQADPIEGTDFQIIGEVLPASFQSPRVILDDGARA; from the coding sequence GTGACCAGAAAGCTGCCGAGAAAGTTGGTTCTGGCCGGGGGAGGCCACGCGCAGTTAGCGGTCCTGCGGTCCCTGATCATGGCGCCCATTCCCGGCAATGAAATCACGCTGGTGAACCCACATCGGGAAACCTTCTACTCAGGGATGCTGCCCGGCATGCTTGCGGGCCTGTTCCCGCGCGATGCATGTACCATCGATGTTGCCGCGCTGGCCGCTCGTGCGCGTGTGCGTTTCCTCGAAGATGCCGTCGCAGCGGTTGATAGCGGCGAACGAACGATACGCCTTGTGTCCGGCGCAAATCTGGATTTCGACGTCCTCTCTCTCGACATCGGAGCCCGGATGCAGGATATGCCTGACGGCGCCACGAACCCGGGGATTATTCCGGTGCGGCCACTGACCAGCGCGCTCACTCGAATTCAGCACGCTGTCGCGGAGATTCGCGCCGGCACACGGGACCCTGAGCTTCTGGTCATCGGTGGTGGCGCTGCCGGAGTCGAACTGGCCTTCGCCTTCCGTGCCGCTTTGCGGGATGTCCCCGAAGCGAACATCTCCCTTCTCCAATCTGCGTCCCAGGTTCTCCCGGACGTTTCTCGGGCCGCACAGCAGCGAGCGTTGGATCTGCTCGAGCAATACGGGATCGAGGTAAGGCGCGGCCTGGGTCGTCTCGAACCGGATGCCAGCGGCGTGCGTACAGCCGCGGGCGAGATTTTCCGCGGCCAGACAATTCTTTGGGCGACGGGAGCTGCTCCATTCTCGTGGCTACCCACGAGCGGATTGGTCACCACGGCTGACGGCTTTCTGCTCACCGGCCGGGATTTAAGATGTCGCGGAACCGATTCTGTTTTCGCAGCCGGCGACACGGCCCAAATCGACCAGTTTCCCATGACACCCCGCTCCGGGGTCCACGCCGTGCGCCAGGGCCCTGTCCTCAACCAAAATCTTCGTGCTGCCATGCGGGGAAGGGGGCGATTGCAGCCCTACCGACCCCAGAAAGATTTCCTGCGACTTCTCTCGACCGGCGACGGACGCGCCCTCGCCATTTATCGAGGCCGGACCCGTCATGGGAAGATCTGGTGGCAACTCAAAAAGCAGATCGATACACGGTTCCTGAGCCAGCATCGGCCCCCCAGAGTCGACTCGTTTACCGGCCCCGACCCCCGAATGCAGGAAGAGATGGGCGACTGCGGAGGGTGCTCGGCAAAAGTCGCGCCCGAGATCCTGGATCAAGCGATCTTCAAGAGCACAGGCAACGAGCCGTCCGACCCAACCGGCCGCGAACAGGGCCGTGTGACGATTACGCTCGCCGACCGCGACGATGCTGCGATTTTCACAGCCGCCGCCAACCGTCGGGTCGTCGTCACAACGGACGCCTTCCCGCCCTTCGCCGACGACCTGGCCTTGGTGGCGGAGATCGGTGCGATCAATGCAGCCAGTGATATTTATGCGATGGGAGCAACGCCCCGACAAGCATTGGTTCTCGCGGGACTGCCCGCCCAAGGGACCGCCAACGATCTCGCGGCCCTTCAGCGAGGCGCGCAAAAAGCCTTCGCCGAACTTGGCGTTGAAATTCTCGGGGGCCACTCGGTAAAAGTCGAAACGCCGCTGATCGGCTTTACCGTATTCGGTGAAATCGGTGACGATCCGCTGACAAAGGGCGGCGCGCAACCCGGCGACCTCCTCGTATTGAGCAAGCCTCTGGGTACCGGGATTCTGCTCGCGGCCGCTCGCGGGGGCGAGTGTCCCGCCAATTGGTGGGCATCGAGTATCGCCTCGATGCGCCAAAGCAATGCTTCTGCGGCCGAGGTATTCCGGCAGACCGGAGCTCATGCGTGCACTGATATCAGCGGGTTTGGTCTTCTCGGGCATGCGCTGGAGATGCTGGCTGCCGGCGAGGTTCGGGCGCGGTTGGATCTAGCCAAACTGCCCGCACTGCCGGGCGCTCGCGAACTCGCCGCAGTCGGTTGGTCTGCCACCGGCAGCGAGGCCTTGCAGCCCTATCTCGAAGAGGTCGAACTCGAGGCGAAGGGGGTCCACGCCGCAGGAGGGATCGCACTCCTACTCGACCCCCAGACTTCCGGAGGACTGCTCGCCGCGGTCCCTCCGGAGAAAGCCGTGGGTCTGATCCAGGCGGATCCAATCGAAGGCACTGACTTCCAAATCATAGGCGAAGTCCTGCCGGCATCCTTTCAGAGCCCGCGGGTGATCCTCGACGACGGGGCCCGCGCCTAG
- a CDS encoding enoyl-CoA hydratase-related protein has translation MATQKTVLVEREGRILTITLNRPEKLNAYNQAMKDELRAAWIEVRDDPDIWCTIITGAGRAFSSGADVSSLEKKKFTKPDRFRELAMIETIRDLPTPRRLGVMKPVIAAVNGVCNGNLLDLVTESDIPIASDRATFMDSHVSLGFVSSHEVVNLARRIPVAAAMRMALLGAKEKMPADRALQLGLITEVVPHDDLMARARELAGLVCENAPLAVWATKMGIVRGLGLPVEQAEEIAAGYLEIGEQTEDHAEGPRAFAEKRPPRWKGR, from the coding sequence ATGGCAACGCAGAAGACGGTCTTGGTGGAGCGCGAGGGTCGGATCCTGACCATCACATTGAATCGACCGGAGAAGCTCAACGCCTATAACCAGGCGATGAAGGATGAGCTGCGAGCGGCGTGGATCGAGGTTCGTGACGATCCCGATATTTGGTGCACGATCATCACAGGCGCTGGCCGGGCGTTCTCCAGCGGCGCAGACGTGTCCTCGCTGGAGAAGAAAAAGTTCACCAAGCCGGATCGGTTTCGTGAACTGGCCATGATCGAAACGATTCGCGACCTGCCGACGCCGCGGCGGCTCGGAGTGATGAAGCCGGTAATCGCAGCGGTCAATGGCGTCTGTAACGGTAACCTCCTCGACCTGGTGACGGAGTCCGATATTCCGATCGCCTCCGATCGGGCCACTTTCATGGACTCTCATGTCTCGCTTGGATTTGTCTCGTCTCATGAGGTTGTTAATTTGGCACGTCGAATTCCGGTTGCCGCGGCAATGCGGATGGCACTGTTAGGCGCGAAGGAAAAGATGCCGGCTGATCGCGCTTTGCAGTTGGGGCTGATCACCGAGGTCGTGCCGCACGACGATCTGATGGCGCGTGCTCGAGAGTTGGCGGGTCTGGTTTGCGAGAACGCACCGCTCGCGGTCTGGGCAACCAAGATGGGGATCGTCCGCGGGCTGGGCTTGCCCGTGGAGCAAGCGGAAGAGATCGCTGCGGGGTATCTCGAGATCGGCGAGCAGACCGAGGACCACGCGGAAGGCCCGCGCGCCTTTGCGGAGAAACGTCCTCCTCGTTGGAAGGGTCGCTAG
- a CDS encoding AI-2E family transporter codes for MKQDSPSVVADLQIQTTCQLLIAAVVVGGALYWLQSVVIPFVLAAFLALGLAPITDLMMRWMRLPKALAVFITLVLAAGLCVLGFTIVSSAVTQLAASAGEYQKGMNQLLDWATKVLPLERFGITEAEIRKPLAKIPLETVSGMLVGTTTAILDLLSQALLVSVFSIFLLIGFSGRQARAGVWGQAEQQVKSFLVAKVIVSAITGLLVGACLNLLGVELALVFGLFAFLLNFIPTVGSVISTLLPLPILLLNPEIGLGTGLAAILIPGTIHFGIGNVVEPLVMGDSLELHPVAILVALMVWGVLWGVVGMLLATPITAVMRILFGRMTQTRPLAQLLSGNFADAKP; via the coding sequence ATGAAGCAGGATAGCCCCAGCGTCGTCGCGGATCTGCAAATCCAGACCACATGCCAGTTGCTGATCGCGGCCGTCGTCGTGGGGGGGGCCCTGTATTGGCTCCAATCTGTCGTAATTCCGTTTGTTCTCGCCGCATTTCTGGCACTGGGGCTGGCCCCGATAACGGATCTGATGATGCGATGGATGCGCCTCCCGAAAGCCTTGGCCGTATTCATCACGCTGGTTCTGGCAGCGGGACTTTGCGTACTCGGCTTCACGATCGTGTCGAGTGCCGTCACCCAACTGGCGGCGAGCGCTGGCGAATACCAGAAGGGCATGAATCAACTTCTGGACTGGGCCACCAAGGTGCTGCCTTTGGAGCGATTCGGCATTACCGAAGCCGAAATTCGGAAACCTCTCGCCAAGATTCCGCTCGAAACCGTCAGCGGCATGTTGGTTGGCACGACTACGGCGATTCTCGACCTCTTGTCGCAGGCTTTGCTGGTATCGGTCTTTTCCATATTCCTTCTGATCGGCTTCAGCGGCCGGCAAGCTCGAGCCGGCGTGTGGGGGCAGGCGGAACAACAGGTCAAGAGTTTTCTCGTCGCCAAGGTGATCGTGTCTGCGATCACCGGCCTGCTCGTGGGTGCCTGCCTGAACCTGCTTGGGGTAGAGTTGGCGCTTGTGTTTGGGCTCTTTGCCTTCCTTCTGAACTTCATCCCGACAGTCGGGTCGGTGATTTCAACACTTCTACCGCTCCCGATCCTCTTGCTGAATCCGGAAATCGGTCTCGGCACAGGCCTCGCGGCGATCTTGATTCCCGGGACGATTCACTTCGGCATCGGAAACGTCGTGGAACCCTTGGTGATGGGTGATTCACTGGAATTGCATCCCGTCGCCATTCTCGTGGCGCTGATGGTTTGGGGCGTTCTTTGGGGCGTTGTCGGCATGTTACTGGCCACACCGATCACCGCCGTGATGCGAATTCTCTTCGGTCGAATGACGCAAACCCGCCCTCTCGCACAGCTTCTTTCGGGCAACTTCGCCGACGCCAAGCCTTAG
- a CDS encoding alpha/beta hydrolase — MPVAFEAGQAHSLAIDGLKLHARSYGGNVGTPALMFLHGGMAHTAFFDPLASFLTSVTRPFSMDRRGHGDSDWTEKENYGFRRDVEDLEEACTQLDPGPWILVGHSQGGVLTVPTLLRDNLPIAGAVLLDIPYDPMAPEMRKTGDRLRRIPQIRYPSEATAKRGFQPYPLPHRAPDNVVKYLADRSFRPSGDGGFYSKFHWTRMRALREHDAGLLEDFPEQFRRISCPVLAVRGGDSTILSAEDHAEMVRRLPEGRGVTLPEATHSLHLEQPEAVAAAIADFLTELPECRPDA, encoded by the coding sequence ATGCCCGTGGCGTTCGAGGCGGGTCAGGCTCATAGTCTGGCGATCGATGGACTGAAGCTGCACGCACGCTCTTATGGCGGCAACGTCGGCACGCCGGCCTTGATGTTTCTGCATGGCGGCATGGCGCATACCGCATTCTTCGACCCATTGGCGTCTTTCCTGACCTCCGTGACGCGTCCGTTCTCGATGGATCGGCGAGGCCACGGGGATAGCGATTGGACCGAGAAGGAGAACTACGGGTTTCGACGGGATGTCGAGGATCTCGAGGAGGCCTGCACCCAACTCGACCCGGGCCCCTGGATTCTCGTGGGCCATTCGCAAGGGGGGGTCTTGACGGTCCCGACCCTGCTCCGCGACAATCTGCCGATTGCCGGCGCCGTCCTCCTGGACATCCCCTACGACCCGATGGCTCCGGAGATGCGCAAGACCGGGGATCGATTGCGGCGGATTCCGCAAATTCGTTATCCCTCCGAGGCCACCGCCAAGCGCGGCTTCCAGCCATACCCCCTGCCCCATCGAGCTCCCGACAACGTCGTGAAATATCTCGCCGACCGAAGTTTTCGTCCGTCGGGGGATGGCGGTTTCTACTCGAAATTTCATTGGACGAGGATGCGCGCGCTCCGCGAACACGATGCGGGCTTGCTCGAGGATTTCCCTGAGCAGTTCCGTCGTATCTCTTGCCCGGTACTCGCTGTTCGCGGGGGGGATTCCACGATTCTCTCAGCCGAGGATCATGCGGAAATGGTCAGGCGGCTGCCCGAGGGGCGCGGCGTCACGCTTCCTGAAGCGACGCATAGCCTGCATCTGGAACAGCCTGAGGCTGTGGCCGCAGCGATCGCGGATTTTCTGACGGAGCTCCCCGAGTGCCGACCTGACGCCTAA
- a CDS encoding rhodanese-like domain-containing protein, whose protein sequence is MIEEVEAKDAAERIAATPGAVLLDVREDEELRIVAVEGATHIPMGDIPGRIAELDPDTEIYCLCHHGMRSAQVAGFLVQQGFEKVRNVRGGIDAWAIFVDESLPRY, encoded by the coding sequence ATGATCGAGGAAGTTGAGGCAAAAGACGCGGCCGAGCGGATTGCGGCCACTCCCGGTGCAGTTCTTCTGGATGTGCGCGAGGATGAAGAGCTGCGTATCGTGGCGGTCGAGGGGGCAACGCATATCCCGATGGGTGATATTCCCGGCCGGATCGCCGAGTTGGATCCGGATACCGAGATTTATTGTCTTTGCCACCATGGGATGAGGAGCGCCCAAGTGGCCGGATTTCTCGTGCAGCAGGGTTTCGAGAAAGTCCGGAATGTCCGCGGCGGAATCGATGCGTGGGCAATCTTCGTCGACGAATCACTGCCGCGGTATTGA
- a CDS encoding DNA topoisomerase IV subunit B, with protein sequence MVVAKNYTAKDITVLEGLEPVRKRPGMYIGGVDTTGLHHLLWEVVDNSVDEAMNGHCSRIEVILAKDGETLMVSDDGRGIPVDIHKKYKKPAVELILTTLHAGGKFEAKNYLHSGGLHGVGASVVTALADKMTVRIKRSGHEHVQSFSRGKPTSRLKKGRKIRGTGTSIEFHPDPKIFSKVKFNPTTIADRLEAKAYLHQGLTVVFEDKANSTKQTYHYEEGIRAYLEKQLEAGKRKRIPAETFHAAKESEGVRMECALAWTEDPNEEFASFVNSIPTGDGGTHENGLKSGLVKAVRNYLEIHSLVPRGLAITADDVREGVVGILSCFMPEPQFQGQTKDRLNNPEVAAAVDSFIRSAVENWLNGNPSSAEAISNRVILAARARNASRAAAKEVARKSAVSHRLNLPGKLADCSSTDPRKSELFLVEGESAGGSAKQARDRKFQAILPLRGKVLNTETASRAKVLANAELADIVKAMGCGLGSDYDANKLRYHKLVLLMDADSDGHHIATLLLTFFYRHMPQLIADGHLFLAVPPLYRVDIGKETHWAQDEEEKASIVAKSKSRAIPQVTRFKGLGEMNPDTLKLTTLNPDSRAMLRVTIDDAGTTNTMISSLMGRDVAPRYELIMERAAAVADVDI encoded by the coding sequence GTGGTGGTGGCGAAGAATTATACGGCCAAGGATATAACCGTTCTGGAGGGGTTGGAACCCGTCCGGAAACGACCGGGTATGTACATCGGGGGGGTCGATACGACCGGCCTGCACCACCTGCTCTGGGAGGTGGTCGATAACTCGGTCGACGAGGCGATGAATGGTCATTGCAGTCGAATCGAGGTGATCCTTGCCAAGGATGGCGAAACCCTGATGGTTTCCGATGACGGCCGCGGTATTCCGGTGGACATCCATAAAAAGTACAAAAAGCCGGCGGTCGAACTTATCCTGACGACGCTCCACGCGGGCGGGAAATTCGAGGCTAAAAATTACCTTCATTCAGGAGGTTTGCACGGAGTAGGCGCCTCGGTCGTGACCGCGCTTGCCGACAAGATGACTGTGCGAATCAAGCGTAGCGGGCATGAGCACGTGCAATCCTTCTCGCGCGGGAAGCCGACCAGTCGGCTCAAGAAGGGTCGCAAGATCCGGGGGACAGGGACCTCGATCGAATTCCATCCGGATCCCAAGATCTTCTCGAAGGTGAAGTTCAATCCCACGACGATTGCGGATCGCCTGGAGGCCAAGGCTTATCTGCATCAGGGCCTGACGGTCGTTTTTGAGGACAAGGCGAACAGCACCAAGCAGACCTACCATTATGAGGAAGGAATTCGCGCCTATCTCGAAAAACAACTCGAGGCAGGCAAGCGGAAGCGAATTCCGGCAGAGACTTTCCATGCGGCGAAGGAAAGCGAAGGCGTCCGAATGGAATGCGCTCTGGCCTGGACAGAGGACCCTAACGAAGAATTCGCATCGTTCGTGAACAGCATTCCGACCGGCGACGGCGGGACTCATGAAAACGGTCTGAAATCGGGCCTCGTCAAGGCGGTGCGCAACTATCTCGAGATTCATAGTCTGGTGCCTCGGGGTCTGGCGATCACGGCGGACGATGTCCGCGAGGGTGTCGTGGGGATCCTGTCCTGTTTCATGCCGGAGCCGCAGTTTCAGGGGCAGACGAAGGACCGACTCAACAACCCGGAGGTGGCTGCCGCGGTGGACTCCTTTATCAGGAGCGCTGTCGAGAACTGGCTCAATGGAAACCCTTCGTCGGCAGAGGCGATCTCCAACCGGGTGATCCTCGCAGCCCGTGCGCGGAATGCTTCTCGTGCAGCGGCCAAAGAAGTCGCGCGCAAAAGCGCTGTATCCCATCGACTCAATCTTCCCGGGAAGCTTGCGGATTGTTCTTCCACAGATCCGCGAAAGTCCGAACTCTTTTTGGTGGAAGGCGAGTCAGCGGGAGGGTCCGCCAAGCAGGCGCGGGATCGCAAGTTTCAGGCAATCCTGCCTCTGCGGGGCAAGGTCCTGAATACCGAGACCGCGAGTCGAGCAAAAGTGCTGGCGAATGCGGAGCTCGCAGACATCGTCAAGGCTATGGGCTGTGGCCTCGGCTCGGACTATGACGCCAATAAGCTGCGCTATCACAAACTCGTTTTGCTTATGGACGCGGATTCCGACGGGCACCATATTGCCACCTTGCTGCTCACCTTTTTTTACCGACATATGCCGCAGTTGATTGCGGATGGGCACCTCTTTCTGGCGGTTCCGCCGCTTTATCGTGTCGATATCGGGAAAGAGACGCACTGGGCGCAGGACGAAGAGGAGAAGGCTTCGATCGTGGCCAAGTCCAAGAGCCGCGCGATCCCGCAGGTCACCCGATTCAAGGGATTGGGGGAGATGAACCCCGACACGTTGAAGCTCACCACTCTGAATCCGGATTCGCGTGCGATGCTGCGCGTGACGATCGATGACGCCGGCACGACCAATACAATGATCAGCTCGCTGATGGGACGCGATGTCGCGCCGCGCTATGAGCTGATTATGGAACGAGCGGCGGCCGTCGCTGACGTGGATATTTGA
- a CDS encoding FAD-binding oxidoreductase encodes MAKRQQFDVIIVGGGIAGASLAYFLGQAGIGKVLILERENQLAAHSTGRSAASISEYDENDVVLDLKILGSRFWRRPPEDFADHPPLTSVGVLSLFDVAGFEKLEGREGELRARGLEFELMRPDAVRAKVPALTFPGMGGALYAPQDGRLDVHGILQAYLRHARAGGAQMELGAEVLGLVHSQGRISGVRLRDREVEAGLVVNAAGAWASTVGQMAEARAVELQPKRRSLFTFAGPADVEFGNWPMVWSDPHEVYFVPEAGEMMLSPMDQVAMGPCDPSPDDETIAASLERLSELAPSLVPRSIRSRWSGLRTFAVDGAPVIGPDPDRKGFFWLAGQGGAGIETSPAYGQIAADLIVSGRSSRFEVSRLAPDRFPVTNAAETLAMARDSG; translated from the coding sequence ATGGCCAAACGGCAACAATTTGACGTGATCATCGTCGGCGGAGGGATCGCTGGAGCCTCCCTGGCTTATTTTCTCGGGCAGGCGGGTATCGGCAAGGTTCTGATCCTCGAGCGCGAGAATCAGTTGGCGGCCCATTCCACCGGTCGAAGTGCGGCCTCCATCAGTGAATATGACGAGAATGATGTCGTTTTGGACCTCAAAATCCTCGGTTCGCGATTTTGGCGCCGGCCCCCCGAGGATTTCGCGGATCACCCGCCGCTTACGTCCGTAGGTGTTCTGTCCCTTTTCGACGTCGCGGGGTTCGAGAAGCTGGAAGGCCGGGAAGGTGAACTGCGGGCGCGGGGCCTGGAGTTCGAGCTCATGCGACCCGATGCCGTTCGCGCCAAGGTACCTGCCCTGACCTTTCCCGGCATGGGAGGGGCGCTGTATGCGCCGCAGGATGGCCGCCTCGATGTGCATGGGATCTTGCAGGCCTATTTGCGGCATGCGCGCGCTGGCGGGGCGCAGATGGAGCTGGGTGCGGAGGTTCTCGGGCTCGTTCACTCCCAAGGCCGAATCAGCGGTGTGCGGCTGCGAGACCGAGAGGTCGAGGCTGGTTTGGTCGTGAATGCTGCCGGCGCCTGGGCGTCGACGGTGGGCCAGATGGCAGAGGCTCGCGCCGTGGAGCTCCAGCCCAAACGTCGATCCTTGTTTACGTTTGCAGGACCGGCTGATGTTGAATTCGGCAACTGGCCCATGGTCTGGAGCGACCCTCACGAGGTATACTTCGTTCCCGAGGCGGGCGAGATGATGCTGAGTCCGATGGACCAGGTTGCGATGGGCCCCTGCGATCCGAGCCCGGACGACGAGACCATCGCTGCCTCGCTCGAGCGACTGAGCGAGTTGGCCCCCTCTCTGGTTCCGCGCTCCATTCGTTCCCGTTGGTCGGGGCTGCGCACCTTTGCTGTGGATGGGGCACCGGTGATCGGTCCCGACCCCGACCGAAAAGGTTTTTTCTGGCTGGCCGGTCAGGGAGGCGCCGGGATCGAGACCAGTCCCGCCTACGGCCAGATCGCCGCAGATCTGATCGTATCGGGCCGCAGTAGTCGTTTCGAAGTCTCACGATTGGCCCCAGATCGCTTTCCGGTCACGAATGCAGCCGAAACGCTCGCCATGGCTCGCGATTCGGGTTAG
- a CDS encoding fructose bisphosphate aldolase, whose translation MSIHDDQLKKVQSENGFLAALDQSGGSTPKALKLYGVEESEYANEGEMFDLIHAMRSRIMTSPSFGGDRVLGAILFEMTMDREVEGVPSARYLWQEKNVVPFLKVDKGLADEADGVQIMKPMPELDALCQRAVKHEVFGTKMRSVIKLANPKGIAEIVKQQFEVGRQILGHGLCPILEPEVDINSPEKAGAEAILKKEMLAHLDALPEGQSVMVKLTLPEESGFYEDVIRHPKMLKVVALSGGYSRDEANTRLTANHGMIASFSRALTQGLSAQQSDSEFNGLLDTAIESIYQASRT comes from the coding sequence ATGAGTATTCACGACGATCAGCTTAAGAAAGTTCAATCCGAGAACGGTTTCCTTGCAGCACTCGACCAGAGCGGTGGGAGTACGCCCAAGGCTCTCAAGCTCTACGGCGTCGAGGAGTCCGAGTACGCGAACGAAGGCGAAATGTTCGATCTCATTCACGCCATGCGCTCCCGGATCATGACAAGTCCATCCTTTGGGGGGGACCGCGTCCTTGGCGCCATTCTCTTCGAGATGACCATGGACCGCGAAGTGGAGGGGGTACCCTCGGCTCGTTATCTCTGGCAGGAAAAAAACGTGGTGCCGTTCCTCAAAGTCGACAAAGGACTTGCCGACGAGGCCGACGGCGTCCAAATCATGAAGCCGATGCCCGAGCTCGACGCCCTGTGCCAGCGAGCCGTCAAGCATGAGGTTTTCGGGACGAAGATGCGCTCGGTCATCAAGCTCGCGAACCCGAAAGGCATCGCGGAGATCGTAAAGCAGCAATTCGAGGTCGGTCGCCAGATTCTGGGGCATGGCCTCTGTCCGATCCTGGAGCCGGAAGTTGATATCAACAGCCCGGAGAAGGCGGGTGCAGAAGCGATCCTCAAAAAGGAGATGCTGGCCCACCTTGACGCGCTCCCCGAGGGGCAGTCGGTGATGGTAAAGCTCACTCTCCCGGAAGAAAGCGGCTTCTATGAGGATGTGATTCGGCACCCCAAAATGCTCAAAGTGGTCGCATTGTCCGGCGGCTACTCTCGCGACGAGGCGAATACACGCCTCACTGCGAATCACGGCATGATCGCTAGTTTCTCGCGGGCGCTGACGCAAGGCCTCTCCGCGCAGCAGAGTGACAGCGAATTCAACGGACTCCTCGATACAGCGATCGAATCGATCTATCAGGCATCCCGTACGTGA